One Castanea sativa cultivar Marrone di Chiusa Pesio chromosome 4, ASM4071231v1 DNA window includes the following coding sequences:
- the LOC142630402 gene encoding TMV resistance protein N-like isoform X3: protein MAFLTNKQASSSSITHQYIYDVFLSFRGEDTRMDFTSHLNGFLKLKGIYTFIDDELPRGEEISTELLEAIRSSRSSIIVFSENYASSRWCLDELVEILECRENGQMVLPVFYKVDPSEVRNQKEKFGEALAKHEVNNIKNVQRWTEALNKAGSISGLTYKDGCCQFEFIEEIFKEISSAQLNHMKLFVAKYLVGIDTCVNDIINRCLDIKSNDVRIVGIFGLPGVGKTTIAKVIFNKIHYCFDESSFLDNVSEKSRTNDGVIQLQETLCYEILGYQNLKVGSISKGINVTIERLHRKRILIVLDNVEELNEIEFFLENCDRFTSGSRIIITTRDKHLLDTLTKNNHVMYYEVKELNKHEAHKLFCHEALGRKNFEEDYSELVNQFIDYAKGLPLVLKIIGADLYGSTKHEWESALDKYKRIPKGDIQKILKISYDGLDQTQQGIFLDIACFLKGFCKDEVVDILRSINNHDPYYDIKRLIDKCLIIVTEDNKLSMHDLIQQMGWEIVRQESPEVIEKRSRLMCYEDAPEILIENTGSNEIRGITMCLPKPKNMKLNLGKMRNLKYLKVRNVICEDLESLPNGLRLLDWNEFPLSSLPSAFEPKNLVVLNMRQSHIKLDEHFERCRFETLIYMDLSYCKNITKVPDLSLIAPNIKKLDLCACTNLVEVHQSVGLLEELKLWNLGGCQNLRIIPRNLKLKSLENIYFYGCESLEQGTEALFSSIGYLIALQSLYISLKNVKEVPSSISNLKNLSYLCMEDCDNFPKAMDTPDCFPKLKYLGFRYSNITTLPEINIRFPKLRLLHFHHCWNLREIPMLPPHLEGLYIKGCGSLDSQSRRRLLSQLGETFGLPQNMELRFQSGSTIKVLEAPYHSRALNNRKLPNLTENI from the exons ATGGCTTttctaacaaacaaacaagcctCCTCTTCTTCCATCACCcaccaatatatatatgatgtgttCTTAAGTTTCAGAGGAGAAGATACCCGCATGGATTTTACGAGCCATTTGAATGGCTTTTTGAAGTTGAAGGGTATTTACACTTTTATCGATGATGAACTTCCAAGGGGAGAAGAAATTTCTACTGAACTTCTCGAAGCTATTAGAAGTTCAAGGAGTTCCATAATTGTATTCTCTGAGAACTATGCATCTTCTAGATGGTGCTTAGATGAACTTGTCGAAATTCTTGAGTGTAGGGAGAATGGACAAATGGTGCTACCGGTGTTTTATAAGGTAGATCCCTCAGAAGTACGtaaccaaaaggaaaaatttgGAGAAGCTTTAGCAAAACATGAagtaaataatataaagaatgtGCAAAGATGGACGGAAGCTCTAAACAAAGCTGGTAGCATATCTGGTTTGACCTACAAGGACGG CTGCtgtcaatttgaatttattgaagaaatttttaaaGAGATCTCAAGTGCTCAATTAAATCACATGAAATTATTTGTTGCAAAATATCTGGTTGGAATAGACACTTGTGTAAATGACATCATAAATCGGTGTTTAGATATTAAATCAAATGATGTCCGCATTGTAGGGATCTTTGGCCTTCCCGGAGTGGGTAAGACAACAATTGCAAAagttatttttaacaaaattcatTATTGTTTTGATGAAAGCAGCTTTCTAGATAATGTTAGTGAAAAATCAAGGACAAATGATGGTGTAATTCAATTACAAGAGACACTTTGTTATGAGATCTTAGGGTATCAAAATTTGAAGGTGGGGAGTATATCTAAAGGAATCAATGTGACAATTGAAAGGCTTCATCGTAAAAGGATTCTTATAGTTCTTGATAATGTTGAAGAATTGAATGAGAtagaattttttcttgaaaattgtgataggtttacttCTGGAAGTAGAATCATTATAACCACAAGAGACAAACACTTGCTTGATACtcttacaaaaaataatcatGTAATGTACTATGAGGTGAAGGAGTTAAATAAACATGAAGCTCATAAACTCTTTTGTCACGAGGCCTTAGGAAGAAAAAATTTCGAGGAAGATTATTCAGAACTGGTCAACCAATTTATAGATTATGCCAAAGGTCTTCCATTAGTTCTAAAAATAATTGGCGCAGATCTGTATGGAAGTACTAAACATGAATGGGAAAGTGCGCTAGACAAATACAAAAGAATTCCCAAGGGAGACATTcaaaaaatactcaaaataaGCTATGATGGATTGGACCAAACTCAACAGGGAATTTTCCTTGATATTGCTTGTTTTCTTAAAGGATTCTGCAAAGATGAAGTTGTAGATATACTAAGAAGCATCAATAACCATGATCCATATTATGATATTAAAAGACTTATTGATAAGTGTCTTATAATTGTTACCGAAGATAACAAATTATCGATGCATGACTTGATTCAACAAATGGGTTGGGAAATTGTTCGACAAGAATCACCAGAAGTGATCGAGAAGCGTAGTAGGCTAATGTGTTATGAGGATGCTCCTGAAATACTAATTGAAAATACG GGGTCAAATGAAATTCGAGGCATAACAATGTGCTTGCCTAAACCAAAAAACATGAAGTTGAATCTTGGAAAGATGAGGAATCTCAAATATTTGAAAGTTCGCAATGTAATTTGTGAAGACCTTGAGTCTCTTCCCAATGGGTTGAGGTTACTTGATTGGAATGAATTTCCTTTATCTTCCTTACCATCAGCCTTTGAGCCTAAAAACCTCGTTGTACTCAATATGCGACAAAGCCACATAAAATTGGACGAGCATTTTGAG AGGTGTCGATTCGAAACATTGATATATATGGATTTGtcgtattgtaaaaatattacaaaggTGCCCGACTTATCCCTGATTGCCCCAAACATAAAGAAATTGGACCTTTGCGCATGCACAAATTTAGTTGAGGTTCATCAGTCCGTTGGACTTCTTGAAGAGCTGAAACTCTGGAATCTCGGCGGATGCCAAAATCTTAGAATTATACCAAGAAACCTCAAGTTGAAATctcttgaaaatatttatttctacGGTTGTGAAAGTCTTGAGCAAGGAACGGAAGCGTTGTTTTCATCAATAGGATATCTCATTGCCCTTCAGTCGttatatataagtttaaaaaacgTGAAAGAGGTTCCAAGTAGCAtctctaatttaaaaaatcttagCTATCTCTGTATGGAAGATTGTGACAATTTTCCAAAAGCCATGGATACTCCTGATTGTTtccccaaattaaaatatttaggtTTCCGTTACAGCAACATTACTACCCTCCCTGAAATCAATATCAGATTTCCGAAATTAAGACTTCTTCACTTTCACCACTGCTGGAACCTTCGGGAAATTCCAATGCTTCCACCACATCTGGAAGGTTTATACATAAAAGGGTGCGGTTCCTTGGATTCACAATCAAGAAGAAGATTATTGAGTCAG CTTGGAGAAACGTTTGGGCTTCCACAAAATATG GAACTAAGATTCCAAAGTGGTTCAACCATCAAAGTGTTGGAAGCTCCGTATCATTCTCG TGCTTTGAATAATCGAAAATTACCAAACTTGACagaaaatatttaa
- the LOC142630402 gene encoding TMV resistance protein N-like isoform X1, whose protein sequence is MAFLTNKQASSSSITHQYIYDVFLSFRGEDTRMDFTSHLNGFLKLKGIYTFIDDELPRGEEISTELLEAIRSSRSSIIVFSENYASSRWCLDELVEILECRENGQMVLPVFYKVDPSEVRNQKEKFGEALAKHEVNNIKNVQRWTEALNKAGSISGLTYKDGCCQFEFIEEIFKEISSAQLNHMKLFVAKYLVGIDTCVNDIINRCLDIKSNDVRIVGIFGLPGVGKTTIAKVIFNKIHYCFDESSFLDNVSEKSRTNDGVIQLQETLCYEILGYQNLKVGSISKGINVTIERLHRKRILIVLDNVEELNEIEFFLENCDRFTSGSRIIITTRDKHLLDTLTKNNHVMYYEVKELNKHEAHKLFCHEALGRKNFEEDYSELVNQFIDYAKGLPLVLKIIGADLYGSTKHEWESALDKYKRIPKGDIQKILKISYDGLDQTQQGIFLDIACFLKGFCKDEVVDILRSINNHDPYYDIKRLIDKCLIIVTEDNKLSMHDLIQQMGWEIVRQESPEVIEKRSRLMCYEDAPEILIENTGSNEIRGITMCLPKPKNMKLNLGKMRNLKYLKVRNVICEDLESLPNGLRLLDWNEFPLSSLPSAFEPKNLVVLNMRQSHIKLDEHFERCRFETLIYMDLSYCKNITKVPDLSLIAPNIKKLDLCACTNLVEVHQSVGLLEELKLWNLGGCQNLRIIPRNLKLKSLENIYFYGCESLEQGTEALFSSIGYLIALQSLYISLKNVKEVPSSISNLKNLSYLCMEDCDNFPKAMDTPDCFPKLKYLGFRYSNITTLPEINIRFPKLRLLHFHHCWNLREIPMLPPHLEGLYIKGCGSLDSQSRRRLLSQLGETFGLPQNMVCSRGSLHQDSVLEKCWAPDLADDGFHFNLILPGTKIPKWFNHQSVGSSVSFSIFLWLSPLCHEQKIHEPGCDQPSSTL, encoded by the exons ATGGCTTttctaacaaacaaacaagcctCCTCTTCTTCCATCACCcaccaatatatatatgatgtgttCTTAAGTTTCAGAGGAGAAGATACCCGCATGGATTTTACGAGCCATTTGAATGGCTTTTTGAAGTTGAAGGGTATTTACACTTTTATCGATGATGAACTTCCAAGGGGAGAAGAAATTTCTACTGAACTTCTCGAAGCTATTAGAAGTTCAAGGAGTTCCATAATTGTATTCTCTGAGAACTATGCATCTTCTAGATGGTGCTTAGATGAACTTGTCGAAATTCTTGAGTGTAGGGAGAATGGACAAATGGTGCTACCGGTGTTTTATAAGGTAGATCCCTCAGAAGTACGtaaccaaaaggaaaaatttgGAGAAGCTTTAGCAAAACATGAagtaaataatataaagaatgtGCAAAGATGGACGGAAGCTCTAAACAAAGCTGGTAGCATATCTGGTTTGACCTACAAGGACGG CTGCtgtcaatttgaatttattgaagaaatttttaaaGAGATCTCAAGTGCTCAATTAAATCACATGAAATTATTTGTTGCAAAATATCTGGTTGGAATAGACACTTGTGTAAATGACATCATAAATCGGTGTTTAGATATTAAATCAAATGATGTCCGCATTGTAGGGATCTTTGGCCTTCCCGGAGTGGGTAAGACAACAATTGCAAAagttatttttaacaaaattcatTATTGTTTTGATGAAAGCAGCTTTCTAGATAATGTTAGTGAAAAATCAAGGACAAATGATGGTGTAATTCAATTACAAGAGACACTTTGTTATGAGATCTTAGGGTATCAAAATTTGAAGGTGGGGAGTATATCTAAAGGAATCAATGTGACAATTGAAAGGCTTCATCGTAAAAGGATTCTTATAGTTCTTGATAATGTTGAAGAATTGAATGAGAtagaattttttcttgaaaattgtgataggtttacttCTGGAAGTAGAATCATTATAACCACAAGAGACAAACACTTGCTTGATACtcttacaaaaaataatcatGTAATGTACTATGAGGTGAAGGAGTTAAATAAACATGAAGCTCATAAACTCTTTTGTCACGAGGCCTTAGGAAGAAAAAATTTCGAGGAAGATTATTCAGAACTGGTCAACCAATTTATAGATTATGCCAAAGGTCTTCCATTAGTTCTAAAAATAATTGGCGCAGATCTGTATGGAAGTACTAAACATGAATGGGAAAGTGCGCTAGACAAATACAAAAGAATTCCCAAGGGAGACATTcaaaaaatactcaaaataaGCTATGATGGATTGGACCAAACTCAACAGGGAATTTTCCTTGATATTGCTTGTTTTCTTAAAGGATTCTGCAAAGATGAAGTTGTAGATATACTAAGAAGCATCAATAACCATGATCCATATTATGATATTAAAAGACTTATTGATAAGTGTCTTATAATTGTTACCGAAGATAACAAATTATCGATGCATGACTTGATTCAACAAATGGGTTGGGAAATTGTTCGACAAGAATCACCAGAAGTGATCGAGAAGCGTAGTAGGCTAATGTGTTATGAGGATGCTCCTGAAATACTAATTGAAAATACG GGGTCAAATGAAATTCGAGGCATAACAATGTGCTTGCCTAAACCAAAAAACATGAAGTTGAATCTTGGAAAGATGAGGAATCTCAAATATTTGAAAGTTCGCAATGTAATTTGTGAAGACCTTGAGTCTCTTCCCAATGGGTTGAGGTTACTTGATTGGAATGAATTTCCTTTATCTTCCTTACCATCAGCCTTTGAGCCTAAAAACCTCGTTGTACTCAATATGCGACAAAGCCACATAAAATTGGACGAGCATTTTGAG AGGTGTCGATTCGAAACATTGATATATATGGATTTGtcgtattgtaaaaatattacaaaggTGCCCGACTTATCCCTGATTGCCCCAAACATAAAGAAATTGGACCTTTGCGCATGCACAAATTTAGTTGAGGTTCATCAGTCCGTTGGACTTCTTGAAGAGCTGAAACTCTGGAATCTCGGCGGATGCCAAAATCTTAGAATTATACCAAGAAACCTCAAGTTGAAATctcttgaaaatatttatttctacGGTTGTGAAAGTCTTGAGCAAGGAACGGAAGCGTTGTTTTCATCAATAGGATATCTCATTGCCCTTCAGTCGttatatataagtttaaaaaacgTGAAAGAGGTTCCAAGTAGCAtctctaatttaaaaaatcttagCTATCTCTGTATGGAAGATTGTGACAATTTTCCAAAAGCCATGGATACTCCTGATTGTTtccccaaattaaaatatttaggtTTCCGTTACAGCAACATTACTACCCTCCCTGAAATCAATATCAGATTTCCGAAATTAAGACTTCTTCACTTTCACCACTGCTGGAACCTTCGGGAAATTCCAATGCTTCCACCACATCTGGAAGGTTTATACATAAAAGGGTGCGGTTCCTTGGATTCACAATCAAGAAGAAGATTATTGAGTCAG CTTGGAGAAACGTTTGGGCTTCCACAAAATATGGTATGTTCAAGGGGATCATTGCATCAGGACTCTGTTCTTGAAAAGTGTTGGGCACCTGACCTTGCTGATGATGGATTTCACTTTAACCTTATCCTTCCAGGAACTAAGATTCCAAAGTGGTTCAACCATCAAAGTGTTGGAAGCTCCGTATCATTCTCG ATTTTTTTGTGGCTGAGTCCATTGTGTCACGAGCAGAAGATTCATGAACCAGGGTGTGATCAGCCATCAAGCACTTTGTAG
- the LOC142630402 gene encoding TMV resistance protein N-like isoform X2, with protein MAFLTNKQASSSSITHQYIYDVFLSFRGEDTRMDFTSHLNGFLKLKGIYTFIDDELPRGEEISTELLEAIRSSRSSIIVFSENYASSRWCLDELVEILECRENGQMVLPVFYKVDPSEVRNQKEKFGEALAKHEVNNIKNVQRWTEALNKAGSISGLTYKDGCCQFEFIEEIFKEISSAQLNHMKLFVAKYLVGIDTCVNDIINRCLDIKSNDVRIVGIFGLPGVGKTTIAKVIFNKIHYCFDESSFLDNVSEKSRTNDGVIQLQETLCYEILGYQNLKVGSISKGINVTIERLHRKRILIVLDNVEELNEIEFFLENCDRFTSGSRIIITTRDKHLLDTLTKNNHVMYYEVKELNKHEAHKLFCHEALGRKNFEEDYSELVNQFIDYAKGLPLVLKIIGADLYGSTKHEWESALDKYKRIPKGDIQKILKISYDGLDQTQQGIFLDIACFLKGFCKDEVVDILRSINNHDPYYDIKRLIDKCLIIVTEDNKLSMHDLIQQMGWEIVRQESPEVIEKRSRLMCYEDAPEILIENTGSNEIRGITMCLPKPKNMKLNLGKMRNLKYLKVRNVICEDLESLPNGLRLLDWNEFPLSSLPSAFEPKNLVVLNMRQSHIKLDEHFERCRFETLIYMDLSYCKNITKVPDLSLIAPNIKKLDLCACTNLVEVHQSVGLLEELKLWNLGGCQNLRIIPRNLKLKSLENIYFYGCESLEQGTEALFSSIGYLIALQSLYISLKNVKEVPSSISNLKNLSYLCMEDCDNFPKAMDTPDCFPKLKYLGFRYSNITTLPEINIRFPKLRLLHFHHCWNLREIPMLPPHLEGLYIKGCGSLDSQSRRRLLSQLGETFGLPQNMVCSRGSLHQDSVLEKCWAPDLADDGFHFNLILPGTKIPKWFNHQSVGSSVSFSCFE; from the exons ATGGCTTttctaacaaacaaacaagcctCCTCTTCTTCCATCACCcaccaatatatatatgatgtgttCTTAAGTTTCAGAGGAGAAGATACCCGCATGGATTTTACGAGCCATTTGAATGGCTTTTTGAAGTTGAAGGGTATTTACACTTTTATCGATGATGAACTTCCAAGGGGAGAAGAAATTTCTACTGAACTTCTCGAAGCTATTAGAAGTTCAAGGAGTTCCATAATTGTATTCTCTGAGAACTATGCATCTTCTAGATGGTGCTTAGATGAACTTGTCGAAATTCTTGAGTGTAGGGAGAATGGACAAATGGTGCTACCGGTGTTTTATAAGGTAGATCCCTCAGAAGTACGtaaccaaaaggaaaaatttgGAGAAGCTTTAGCAAAACATGAagtaaataatataaagaatgtGCAAAGATGGACGGAAGCTCTAAACAAAGCTGGTAGCATATCTGGTTTGACCTACAAGGACGG CTGCtgtcaatttgaatttattgaagaaatttttaaaGAGATCTCAAGTGCTCAATTAAATCACATGAAATTATTTGTTGCAAAATATCTGGTTGGAATAGACACTTGTGTAAATGACATCATAAATCGGTGTTTAGATATTAAATCAAATGATGTCCGCATTGTAGGGATCTTTGGCCTTCCCGGAGTGGGTAAGACAACAATTGCAAAagttatttttaacaaaattcatTATTGTTTTGATGAAAGCAGCTTTCTAGATAATGTTAGTGAAAAATCAAGGACAAATGATGGTGTAATTCAATTACAAGAGACACTTTGTTATGAGATCTTAGGGTATCAAAATTTGAAGGTGGGGAGTATATCTAAAGGAATCAATGTGACAATTGAAAGGCTTCATCGTAAAAGGATTCTTATAGTTCTTGATAATGTTGAAGAATTGAATGAGAtagaattttttcttgaaaattgtgataggtttacttCTGGAAGTAGAATCATTATAACCACAAGAGACAAACACTTGCTTGATACtcttacaaaaaataatcatGTAATGTACTATGAGGTGAAGGAGTTAAATAAACATGAAGCTCATAAACTCTTTTGTCACGAGGCCTTAGGAAGAAAAAATTTCGAGGAAGATTATTCAGAACTGGTCAACCAATTTATAGATTATGCCAAAGGTCTTCCATTAGTTCTAAAAATAATTGGCGCAGATCTGTATGGAAGTACTAAACATGAATGGGAAAGTGCGCTAGACAAATACAAAAGAATTCCCAAGGGAGACATTcaaaaaatactcaaaataaGCTATGATGGATTGGACCAAACTCAACAGGGAATTTTCCTTGATATTGCTTGTTTTCTTAAAGGATTCTGCAAAGATGAAGTTGTAGATATACTAAGAAGCATCAATAACCATGATCCATATTATGATATTAAAAGACTTATTGATAAGTGTCTTATAATTGTTACCGAAGATAACAAATTATCGATGCATGACTTGATTCAACAAATGGGTTGGGAAATTGTTCGACAAGAATCACCAGAAGTGATCGAGAAGCGTAGTAGGCTAATGTGTTATGAGGATGCTCCTGAAATACTAATTGAAAATACG GGGTCAAATGAAATTCGAGGCATAACAATGTGCTTGCCTAAACCAAAAAACATGAAGTTGAATCTTGGAAAGATGAGGAATCTCAAATATTTGAAAGTTCGCAATGTAATTTGTGAAGACCTTGAGTCTCTTCCCAATGGGTTGAGGTTACTTGATTGGAATGAATTTCCTTTATCTTCCTTACCATCAGCCTTTGAGCCTAAAAACCTCGTTGTACTCAATATGCGACAAAGCCACATAAAATTGGACGAGCATTTTGAG AGGTGTCGATTCGAAACATTGATATATATGGATTTGtcgtattgtaaaaatattacaaaggTGCCCGACTTATCCCTGATTGCCCCAAACATAAAGAAATTGGACCTTTGCGCATGCACAAATTTAGTTGAGGTTCATCAGTCCGTTGGACTTCTTGAAGAGCTGAAACTCTGGAATCTCGGCGGATGCCAAAATCTTAGAATTATACCAAGAAACCTCAAGTTGAAATctcttgaaaatatttatttctacGGTTGTGAAAGTCTTGAGCAAGGAACGGAAGCGTTGTTTTCATCAATAGGATATCTCATTGCCCTTCAGTCGttatatataagtttaaaaaacgTGAAAGAGGTTCCAAGTAGCAtctctaatttaaaaaatcttagCTATCTCTGTATGGAAGATTGTGACAATTTTCCAAAAGCCATGGATACTCCTGATTGTTtccccaaattaaaatatttaggtTTCCGTTACAGCAACATTACTACCCTCCCTGAAATCAATATCAGATTTCCGAAATTAAGACTTCTTCACTTTCACCACTGCTGGAACCTTCGGGAAATTCCAATGCTTCCACCACATCTGGAAGGTTTATACATAAAAGGGTGCGGTTCCTTGGATTCACAATCAAGAAGAAGATTATTGAGTCAG CTTGGAGAAACGTTTGGGCTTCCACAAAATATGGTATGTTCAAGGGGATCATTGCATCAGGACTCTGTTCTTGAAAAGTGTTGGGCACCTGACCTTGCTGATGATGGATTTCACTTTAACCTTATCCTTCCAGGAACTAAGATTCCAAAGTGGTTCAACCATCAAAGTGTTGGAAGCTCCGTATCATTCTCG TGCTTTGAATAA